The following proteins are encoded in a genomic region of Bacillus sp. FJAT-22090:
- a CDS encoding site-specific integrase, whose translation MGSALRRSELVVVDVKHMRFTSDGLVLNIEHSKTDQQGAGQVIALPYGSNRLTCPVRSMQEWLEVSGITSGPVFRRMDRHGNLYERLTAQSVRLIVKKNCQEAGLHASSYGAHSLRSGFCSIAAKAGKSEHQIMRQTRHKQSSSLQRYIKHGTVFEDNAVVGVNNCPREMSEC comes from the coding sequence ATGGGCAGTGCTCTACGGCGGAGTGAACTGGTGGTGGTAGATGTGAAGCACATGAGGTTCACTAGTGATGGATTAGTACTTAACATTGAGCATAGTAAGACCGATCAACAAGGCGCGGGACAAGTCATTGCACTTCCTTATGGAAGCAATCGTTTGACGTGTCCGGTTCGTTCTATGCAGGAGTGGTTGGAGGTATCGGGAATCACCAGTGGTCCAGTCTTTCGGCGTATGGACCGACATGGAAATCTGTATGAACGCTTAACAGCACAATCGGTACGATTGATCGTTAAAAAGAATTGTCAGGAGGCTGGGCTCCATGCTTCTTCTTATGGTGCACATAGTTTGCGAAGTGGTTTTTGTTCTATTGCAGCGAAAGCCGGAAAAAGTGAACATCAGATTATGCGACAGACCAGACATAAGCAATCAAGTTCTCTTCAAAGATATATCAAACATGGGACTGTTTTTGAGGATAATGCGGTAGTCGGTGTGAATAATTGTCCAAGAGAAATGTCAGAATGCTAG
- the tnpB gene encoding IS66 family insertion sequence element accessory protein TnpB (TnpB, as the term is used for proteins encoded by IS66 family insertion elements, is considered an accessory protein, since TnpC, encoded by a neighboring gene, is a DDE family transposase.): MLSKAPIDQVYLACGPTYLRKSVDGLAAIFQLSFQLDPFSSNLFVFCNRKRDKLKILDWDQNGFWLYYRRLDEGLFHWSESQTASPLKISQRQLNWLLDGLPKIDAKFII, translated from the coding sequence ATGTTAAGTAAAGCCCCGATTGATCAGGTTTACTTGGCTTGTGGTCCAACGTATTTGCGCAAGTCTGTTGATGGACTAGCAGCAATATTTCAATTGAGTTTTCAACTAGATCCTTTTTCATCGAATCTCTTTGTGTTCTGCAATCGGAAGCGGGATAAATTAAAAATCTTAGACTGGGATCAAAACGGATTTTGGCTATACTATCGCCGTTTAGATGAAGGGCTGTTCCATTGGTCTGAATCGCAAACAGCAAGTCCATTAAAAATTAGCCAACGTCAATTAAATTGGTTACTCGATGGACTTCCAAAAATTGATGCAAAATTTATCATTTAG